In Aspergillus luchuensis IFO 4308 DNA, chromosome 1, nearly complete sequence, the following are encoded in one genomic region:
- a CDS encoding uncharacterized protein (COG:S;~EggNog:ENOG410PKH3;~InterPro:IPR017946,IPR039559;~go_function: GO:0008081 - phosphoric diester hydrolase activity [Evidence IEA];~go_process: GO:0006629 - lipid metabolic process [Evidence IEA]), giving the protein MVHTRSLAVAASAFLLGDPRLAAGGSTELQSVLKNTHGSNDYGYPTDFTRGIMPIPVHSHNDYWRDIPFYTGLSKGCISTEADVWLYNDTLYVGHDESSLTKDRTLESLYINPILDVLKLQNPSSPFVTTPTNNGVFDTSTSQTLYFFIDLKTSGPETLNAVISALQPLRDQGYLTTLKDNSTITTGPVTVIGTGNTPLDMVGPVADRDYFYDAPLEALAEPEYADITDLISPIASTNFAAAVGPVKGEKLSDKQIKALREQIQTAEERGIGARYWGTPYYPIRTRNFVWRTLLEEGVGLLNADDLDAVVEYF; this is encoded by the exons ATGGTACACACCCGATCGCTTGCTGTCGCGGCGTCCGCGTTCCTGCTCGGCGATCCGAGACTGGCCGCCGGAGGATCCACGGAGCTCCAAAGCGTATTGAAGAACACGCATGGCAGCAATGATTATGGCTATCCCACGGATTTTACTAGGGGTATAATGCCT ATCCCAGTTCACTCGCATAA TGACTATTGGAGAGATATACCTTTCTACACTG GCCTATCCAAAGGATGCATTTCTACAGAAGCCGACGTATGGCTATATAACGACACCCTCTAT GTTGGCCACGACGAATCCTCCCTGACGAAAGACCGGACCCTTGAATCCCTCTACATTAACCCAATCCTGGATGTGCTTAAACTCCAGAATCCCAGTAGCCCATTCGTaacaaccccaaccaacaa CGGCGTCTTCGAcacctccacttcccaaACACtctacttcttcatcgaccTCAAAACCTCCGGCCCGGAGACCCTCAATGCCGTGATCTCCGCTCTCCAACCTCTCCGCGACCAGGGCTACCTCACCACTCTTAAGGACAACAGCACTATCACCACTGGCCCCGTCACCGTCATTGGCACCGGCAACACCCCGCTCGACATGGTCGGGCCCGTCGCAGACCGGGACTACTTCTACGATGCGCCACTCGAGGCACTAGCTGAACCTGAGTACGCCGATATCACGGATCTCATTTCGCCCATAGCATCGACGAATTTCGCAGCTGCCGTGGGACCCGTCAAGGGTGAGAAGCTCAGCGATAAACAGATCAAGGCGCTGAGGGAGCAGATTCAGactgcggaggagaggggcaTTGGTGCTAGGTATTGGGGCACGCCGTATTATCCGATCCGGACTAGAAATTTTGTCTGGAGGACgctgttggaggagggggttgggttgttgaATGCGGATGATTTGGATGCTGTGGTGGAGTATTTTTGA
- a CDS encoding H3 histone acetyltransferase RTT109 (BUSCO:EOG09262D4G;~COG:S;~EggNog:ENOG410PIQJ;~InterPro:IPR016849,IPR013178;~PFAM:PF08214;~go_component: GO:0005634 - nucleus [Evidence IEA];~go_function: GO:0004402 - histone acetyltransferase activity [Evidence IEA];~go_function: GO:0010484 - H3 histone acetyltransferase activity [Evidence IEA];~go_process: GO:0006355 - regulation of transcription, DNA-templated [Evidence IEA];~go_process: GO:0016573 - histone acetylation [Evidence IEA];~go_process: GO:0043618 - regulation of transcription from RNA polymerase II promoter in response to stress [Evidence IEA]) gives MSQVDVELGELLAEGLPVPVQLTIRHVSSTPSPSTALFAAPPGETPEPTFCENHFLSASVNLEEKDGAEVIVFGMEVLVYSTAHLTTIFVSKADSTGYLHLLPNAPKVSILRRISHTFLSFLVKTHQRPGVRLLVSLFARAQNQYLFPGSIDNPQKHVLDDRGLIKWWCRVVDPILREYEPESGSQDKGAQDHQTESAKSSATAFLIVPGCDRFETRGFFPPLAKSDDKDRPRWLTSYPVHQLCDNPKAPPRCLVPRFPDDPKTRFLEDLDDELPKQEAEGVVSAESAGQWRSVRSLDQFWEMMSFRQECSAGRLVGFLWLVINPPGLVNSVQMTSSRSVLGDSKSLTDHVSQVMSGESVTSTKPASDAASTPEHPTTTDHDKQLSSDPTGGSTSISAPQPAAIPSEAKTQAPQPSDADAFHWPEAGRGHAVLSEADYKTAINFLLDQDFDTVEASIASTKAWGEKVASLADQLWVGQLVVGQNTKDESSQKPVEVNTLMTTGLVRKRKKPDAEVEQNSKTADEDGNAGASTPAPPASSGSDPSPAVNVLQANLIRKKKKT, from the coding sequence ATGTCTCAGGTTGATGTAGAATTGGGCGAACTGCTGGCCGAAGGGCTGCCGGTCCCCGTCCAGCTCACCATTCGCCATGTCTCCTcgactccctccccttcaaccGCGCTCTTCGCCGCGCCTCCCGGGGAGACGCCAGAACCGACCTTTTGCGAAAACCACTTTCTGTCGGCCTCGGTCAATTtagaggagaaagatggcGCGGAGGTGATTGTCTTTGGCATGGAGGTGCTGGTGTACAGCACGGCGCACCTGACTACCATCTTCGTTTCCAAGGCCGACTCCACCGGCtaccttcatctcctgcccAATGCGCCCAAGGTTTCCATTCTGCGGCGCATCTCTCAcacctttctctcctttttgGTCAAAACTCATCAGAGACCGGGTGTCAGACTGCTAGTCTCGCTATTTGCCCGGGCGCAAAACCAGTATCTCTTCCCCGGCAGCATTGACAACCCCCAGAAGCATGTCCTAGATGACCGCGGCCTGATCAAATGGTGGTGTCGCGTCGTCGACCCCATCTTGCGCGAGTATGAGCCGGAGTCCGGTTCGCAGGATAAAGGGGCCCAGGACCATCAGACGGAGTCGGCCAAAAGCTCAGCAACCGCGTTCCTGATCGTCCCGGGATGTGATCGGTTCGAAACCAGGGgcttctttcctcctttgGCCAAATCGGACGACAAGGACCGTCCAAGATGGCTCACTAGCTATCCTGTGCACCAATTGTGTGACAATCCCAAGGCACCCCCGCGTTGCTTGGTTCCCCGGTTTCCGGATGACCCCAAAACACGCTtcttggaggacttggatgATGAGCTTCCGAAGCAGGAAGCGGAGGGTGTAGTATCCGCAGAAAGTGCTGGTCAGTGGCGAAGCGTCAGGTCTCTGGACCAGTTCTGGGAGATGATGTCGTTCCGACAAGAATGCTCGGCTGGACGACTGGTTGGGTTCTTGTGGCTTGTTATCAATCCTCCGGGACTCGTGAACTCGGTACAGATGACCAGTTCTCGGTCTGTCCTTGGCGACTCCAAGAGCTTGACGGACCATGTGTCCCAGGTGATGTCTGGCGAAAGTGTGACAAGTACAAAGCCGGCTAGTGATGCTGCATCCACTCCAGAGCATCCTACGACAACAGACCATGATAAACAACTGTCATCAGACCCTACGGGTGGATCTACTTCTATTTCAGCACCCCAGCCAGCTGCTATACCATCTGAAGCTAAAACCCAGGCCCCGCAGCCCTCGGATGCAGATGCCTTTCATTGGCCTGAAGCTGGGCGAGGACATGCGGTTCTGAGTGAAGCAGACTACAAAACGGCGATCAACTTCCTGCTCGATCAAGATTTTGATACTGTGGAGGCCTCAATTGCTAGCACAAAGGCATGGGGTGAAAAGGTAGCCTCCCTCGCAGATCAACTCTGGGTTGGACAGCTGGTGGTGGGACAAAACACGAAGGATGAATCTTCCCAGAAACCTGTGGAGGTGAACACGCTCATGACCACCGGACTTGTTCGCAAGCGCAAGAAGCCCGATGCCGAGGTTGAGCAGAACAGCAAAActgctgatgaggatggtaaTGCTGGAGCATCAACCCCGGCTCCTCCGGCATCTTCTGGGTCGGATCCATCGCCGGCTGTCAACGTTCTCCAAGCCAACTTGatccggaagaagaagaagacgtaA